The following coding sequences are from one Liolophura sinensis isolate JHLJ2023 chromosome 12, CUHK_Ljap_v2, whole genome shotgun sequence window:
- the LOC135479309 gene encoding X-ray radiation resistance-associated protein 1-like, whose protein sequence is MATAGVKFDDGSGGFAANCFPVRTLFRQSDEAAGAWLVAHRAEQRRRFKAILCTRPKTFSQIREERKKTERENRRVTNRNGKHPEDEQTDDFVLDGFFLLRHCCVDDPSDLCSINIAGQEMSDVKEEDLEMFDNVAYVNAAENYLPLEAFNHFPIIRELEVPLNGLRGLKLEPGHFPYLEMLDLSYNNLSQEDILSVGILQHLRVLQLSGNNFKSLPIDMTLPYRDEKGRRARYPKLEVLMLDDNKLSDVSVFACLAGLRCLRQLNLEKNELYFVPQLMVLDGRVKTSDEDLGSKQRKKSGRTGRPSSQPYHMDRIKELLEQRLENTPRGPTEDNGASCGLDTGEGNGIGTEEDAGGDPVDSSPLTTQENSPPMKTEDSGEIIYDEFDTSDLSARINDLDLDQEIRESKEDIAKAASSVRLYEKPLGPPPPPFSELRYLNLGYNLFAHEEALLAVAAWPMLSELIIHNNPLTDEHPGDPPLLKRFLEDRLGIKLVRKKPVPPGKKHIEVSVKKSRKVKSTIPKIPRVSVEERLMLEAPPPERQTQSSPDNHKPLPPIHPTPEPRPLTADGLEVKGQTGSEDVQDESTDNPFFMTQVDDQVDDGKAVAKTQKAQEKQLAKLLQDERYKGYEELLDLDEDVDFEMPKDIPGNVRALKYALGHQLVYRDAVPQLDVIKKRVKAYNRTGVQYNPGKSKQEKIEEALTNLKTRQAVEEANLASVLKSKKKMKKKFPEAEVLLDEIQRRYNMVRFASMQEAQNSRSVVKETLVEAQAKLAELAQSAKGTETDGLN, encoded by the exons ATGGCGACGGCAGGAGTGAAGTTCGATGATGGATCAGGGGGGTTTGCCGCTAATTGTTTTCCAGTCCGAACTCTTTTTCGACAAAGTGATGAAG CGGCTGGAGCCTGGTTGGTGGCTCACAGAGCAGAACAGAGGCGCAGGTTTAAGGCCATTCTGTGCACAAGGCCCAAAACTTTCTCCCAAATTCgtgaagaaagaaagaagacagAAAGAGAAAACAGGAGAGTCACAAACAGAAATGGAAAACACCCTGAAGATGAGCAGACAGATGATTTCGTCCTGGATGGATTCTTTCTG CTGCGCCACTGTTGTGTGGATGACCCCTCTGACCTGTGCTCCATCAACATTGCTGGTCAGGAAATGTCAGATGTCAAGGAAGAGGACTTGGAAATGTTTGACAATGTGGCCTATGTCAATGCCGCAgagaattatctccccttag aggCATTTAATCACTTTCCGATAATCAGAGAGCTGGAGGTGCCTCTGAACGGATTGAGAGGCCTAAAGCTTGAACCTGGTCACTTCCCATACTTAGAA atgcTGGATTTGTCGTATAACAACTTATCACAGGAAGACATTTTATCTGTTGGAATTTTGCAACATCTTAGAGTTCTCCAGCTCTCAGGGAATAACTTCAAGTCTCTACCCATAGATATGACATTACCTTACAGAGATGAGAAGGG GAGGCGTGCTCGCTACCCCAAACTGGAAGTCCTCATGCTGGATGATAACAAACTCTCTGATGTCAGTGTATTTGCCTGCCTGGCTGGACTAAGATG CTTACGACAGCTAAACTTAGAAAAGAACGAGTTATATTTTGTCCCTCAGCTCATGGTGTTGGACGGACGTGTTAAAACAAGTGACGAAGATCTTGGCTCGAAACAACGCAAAAAATCTGGGCGTACTGGTCGGCCATCAAGTCAGCCTTATCACATGGACAGAATAAAGGAGCTGTTAGAGCAGCGCTTAGAGAACACCCCTCGGGGTCCCACGGAGGACAATGGGGCGAGTTGTGGATTGGACACTGGGGAGGGCAATGGGATAGGCACTGAGGAGGACGCTGGTGGGGACCCAGTGGATTCCAGCCCACTAACAACACAGGAAAATTCACCGCCAATGAAAACAGAGGACTCTGGAG AAATAATCTATGATGAGTTTGACACGTCTGATCTATCGGCACGGATCAATGACCTTGACCTCGATCAAGAGATCAGGGAGTCCAAAGAGGATATTGCCAAAGCTGCTTCCTCTGTCAGGTTGTACGAAAAACCACTGGGCCCACCGCCTCCGCCTTTCTCGGAACTCCGCTACCTTAATCTGGGATATAACCTG ttcgCTCATGAGGAGGCTCTCTTGGCTGTGGCTGCCTGGCCGATGTTATCCGAGCTCATCATTCACAACAACCCGCTCACCGATGAGCACCCGGGAGACCCTCCTCTGTTGAAGCGATTCCTGGAAGATAGACTGGGAATTAAGCTTGTCAG aaaaaagccAGTTCCACCTGGGAAGAAGCATATTGAAGTATCAGTGAAAAAGTCAAGAAAG GTGAAGTCTACTATACCAAAGATCCCACGTGTCAGTGTTGAGGAGAGATTGATGCTAGAAGCTCCTCCCCCTGAGAGGCAGACCCAGTCATCGCCTGACAACCACAAGCCACTCCCACCCATCCACCCTACACCAGAGCCCAGACCTTTAACAGCCGATGGATtagaggtcaaaggtcaaacaGGGTCAGAGGACGTCCAGGATGAGTCAACTGATAATCCATTCTTTATGACTCAG GTGGATGACCAAGTGGATGATGGGAAGGCTGTGGCCAAAACACAGAAAGCACAAGAAAAGCAGCTGGCCAAACTTCTGCAGGATGAGAGATATAAAGGTTATGAGGAGCTCTTGGACTTGGATGAAGACGTAGACTTTGAAATGCCGAAAG ACATTCCCGGTAATGTACGTGCCCTGAAGTATGCCCTTGGTCACCAGCTTGTCTACAGGGATGCCGTACCCCAGCTAGACGTCATCAAGAAACGCGTGAAGGCCTACAACAGG ACCGGCGTTCAGTACAACCCTGGCAAGTCCAAACAGGAGAAGATAGAGGAGGCATTGACCAATCTGAAAACAAGACAGGCTGTTGAAGAGGCTAACCTTGCCTCAGTCCTCAAAAGCAAgaaaaagatgaagaaaaaattCCCCGAGGCAGAAGTCCTGTTGGACGAG ATACAGAGACGCTACAACATGGTTCGATTTGCTTCAATGCAGGAAGCTCAGAACTCGCGAAGTGTAGTGAAAGAGACGCTTGTCGAGGCTCAGGCTAAACTGGCAGAACTAGCTCAGAGTGCCAAAGGTACTGAAACAGATGGGCTTAATTAG
- the LOC135479827 gene encoding uncharacterized protein K02A2.6-like: MVLQFSSGDFAKFGDKYGFRHTISSPHYPVGNGEAERAVEAVKGLLNKADDPYLAMLSYRSNPLQNGFTPSELLMGRKLRTKVPVLPSTLVPDWHGKNVESGDQKQKERQKQKCGK, encoded by the coding sequence ATGGTCCTTCAATTCTCGTCGGGTGATTTTGCAAAATTCGGTGATAAATACGGATTTCGTCATACAATCAGCAGCCCGCATTACCCTGTGGGTAACGGTGAAGCGGAGAGAGCAGTGGAGGCAGTTAAAGGACTTCTTAACAAAGCGGATGATCCTTACCTCGCTATGTTAAGTTACCGTTCTAATCCTCTTCAAAATGGATTTACACCTTCTGAACTGTTGATGGGAAGGAAACTCAGAACTAAAGTTCCAGTTTTGCCTTCTACACTTGTTCCCGATTGGCATGGGAAAAACGTAGAATCAGGCGACCAAAAGCAGAAGGAGAGACAGAAACAGAAGTGtggaaaatga